One genomic window of Pocillopora verrucosa isolate sample1 chromosome 8, ASM3666991v2, whole genome shotgun sequence includes the following:
- the LOC131789990 gene encoding BAR/IMD domain-containing adapter protein 2-like 1: MDFERKTEQELHDITILTFQNVIDMSVVLKELSMSAKNYLKSLQNVRQAATSFYDSLSKVSHMAGQSKGTARSLGPIIADLVIVKREEESRQSDVLKYLQNDLIAPLDILGDSGVQEVKSLQKSYIQENKSKMELLERAKGELLRVRKKSQRNKPTEKYEEKEKQCEQRLESCQKGLREFRLAGCRKAIKEEWNRYCFVFDRCSIASRITMESCEQSAQILRGKLPVWFSLIKKDDSVSKVNGSISSAEIKKDGIKSEKLKLRANFAHTAAENSQLSFKEGDLINPISEVVSGWQYGENLKTNKSGWFPAAFTEEVIGVMTGPSVSHTLPASGIHPRPTLDSSAGHKSLKRYSSAGPDASYYPPPDYVEEDNKAEINSLSSTNTPGLSGSIGNSSAALEVRSPLIPPPPPPLPPSFSALGKGEEKKTKSPGNEVEPNGQITEDSPDVSRL; this comes from the exons ATGGATTTCGAGAGAAAAACTGAACAGGAGCTTCACGATATTACGATATTGACCTTCCAG AATGTCATCGACATGTCCGTGGTACTTAAAGAGCTTTCCATGAGCGCCAAGAATTATCTCAAATCGCTACAAA ATGTTCGACAGGCAGCGACTTCGTTCTACGATTCCTTGTCCAAGGTATCACACATGGCTGGGCAGTCGAAAGGAACCGCGCGTTCCCTCG GACCCATCATTGCTGATCTGGTAATTGTCAAGAGGGAGGAGGAAAGTAGACAAAGTGATGTG CTGAAATACCTGCAGAATGATTTAATAGCTCCATTAGACATCCTGGGGGATTCAGGTGTTCAGGAGGTGAAA TCTTTGCAGAAAAGTTACATTCAAGAGAACAAAAGTAAGATGGAG CTTTTAGAAAGAGCGAAAGGGGAACTGTTGAGAGTTaggaaaaaaagtcaaagaaataaACCAACAGAGAAAtatgaagagaaagaaaaacag TGTGAGCAAAGATTGGAGTCATGCCAAAAAGGACTGAGAGAATTTAGACTTGCAGGCTGCAGAAAG gcAATAAAAGAGGAATGGAATAGATATTGCTTCGTATTTGACAGATGCAGTATTGCTTCCAGAATTACCATGGAATCTTGCGAACAA AGTGCACAGATACTGCGAGGAAAGCTGCCAGTTTGGTTTTCACTCATAAAAAAGGATGACTCTGTGTCAAAG GTGAATGGTTCCATATCAAGTGCAGAAATTAAAAAGGATGGAATTAAAAGCGAAAA ACTAAAGCTGAGGGCAAATTTTGCACACACAGCAGCAGAAAATTCACAGCTTAGTTTCAAAGAG GGTGATTTAATAAATCCAATCAGTGAAGTTGTTTCAGGATGGCAATATggagaaaacttaaaaacaaacaa gTCTGGCTGGTTCCCGGCTGCTTTCACAGAGGAGGTTATAGGTGTAATGACTGG TCCCTCAGTGAGTCATACATTACCTGCCAGTGGAATTCATCCACGTCCTACACTAGATTCCAGTGCCGGCCACAAGTCATTGAAGCGTTATTCAAGTGCTGGACCAGATGCATCATACTATCCTCCTCCAGACTATGTGGAGGAGGACAACAAGGCAGAAATAAACAGCCTATCATCCACAAACACCCCTGGTCTGTCAG GTTCAATTGGCAACAGTAGTGCTGCCTTGGAGGTCAGATCACCATTGatacctcctcctcctccacctctTCCTCCATCATTTTCTGCGTTAGGAAAAGGTGAAGAGAAGAAAACCAAGAG TCCTGGTAATGAAGTAGAACCAAACGGTCAAATAACAGAAGATTCTCCTGATGTGAGTCGCTTGTAA
- the LOC136282778 gene encoding uncharacterized protein, whose protein sequence is MRFLACQRKGIEFTSEKVQAYQKSWDKSCENTIKLFDRVMEMKLHETKETLSINSAREFTAALAKPMAEAVELINFNLKTIKTEKEKCKAYDSDIKKFRAQLNFKGFDLKLEKLKYPRTVCTGEGCKTYVNVGEDRVKRTVYNQICHDHCHLSGAPYETINDETLRNCKAMEKGLCRKCSHSYKFHMHVTYKTTLEQKVFLSKETQKIILEKKGMKSQKEEFIRLLKERIDELEKEKEYIYESACFFVIFLKNNAMIPINDAFGEYIDMLIQEEQANEKETRDLEKIGQFVKEKQAYENTKELFKKTMASNSETEFENSHIEESYNRKEKLCSLKHNGNMLKEALDGVMSATHNMFREGRVSLRIKGNPLW, encoded by the exons ATGAG ATTTCTTGCCTGCCAAAGGAAGGGAATTGAATTTACATCGGAAAAGGTTCAAGCCTATCAAAAGAGTTGGGATAAGTCGTGCGAAAATACGATCAAGCTCTTTGATAGAGTGATGGAAATGAAGCTCCATGAGACGAAGGAGACTTTGAGCATAAACAGTGCTAGAGAATTCACAGCGGCCTTAGCCAAACCCATGGCGGAAGCTGTCGAACTAATTAATTTCAACTTGAAGACGATTAAAACGGAAAAAGAGAAGTGCAAAGCTTACGACAGCGACATCAAAAAATTTCGAGCTCAGTTAAATTTCAAAGGGTTTGATCTTAAGCTAGAAAAGCTAAAATACCCCAGGACTGTCTGTACTGGTGAAGGATGTAAGACGTATGTGAATGTTGGTGAAGATCGTGTGAAGCGCACTGTCTACAATCAGATCTGCCATGATCATTGCCACCTTTCAGGAGCGCCCTATGAGACTATCAACGACGAGACGCTTCGTAATTGTAAAGCAATGGAAAAAGGTCTTTGCCGTAAATGTTCTCACAGCTACAAATTCCACATGCATGTCACCTACAAAACTACTCTCGAGCAGAAGGTATTCTTATCAAAGGAAACACAGAAGattattttggagaaaaaaggTATGAAGTCCCAGAAGGAAGAGTTCATTCGTTTATTGAAAGAGCGAATTGAtgaattagagaaagaaaaggaatacaTCTACGAAAGTGCATGCTTTTTCGTCATCTTTCTCAAAAACAACGCCATGATCCCTATCAACGATGCCTTTGGCGAATACATCGACATGCTAATCCAAGAGGAGCAAGCTAATGAGAAGGAGACCAGAGACCTCGAGAAGATCGGACAGTTTGTGAAGGAAAAACAGGCCTATGAGAACACGAAAGAACTCTTCAAGAAAACGATGGCATCGAACTCTGAGACAGAGTTTGAAAATTCGCACATTGAGGAAAGCTacaatagaaaagaaaagctctGTTCTTTGAAGCACAATGGAAATATGCTGAAGGAGGCTCTAG ATGGCGTCATGTCTGCAACACACAATATGTTCAGAGAAGGAAG agTCAGCCTCCGCATCAAAGGGAACCCTCTCTGGTGA
- the LOC136282781 gene encoding uncharacterized protein B0403.1-like, with the protein MNHDLSNVNTWLTANKLTLNSSKTEFMLIGSRQRIGTYDTSPKLIIGGDIIKQVSSVKSLGVHIDENLSWNMHIEKIAKKIASGIGAIKRCRPFVNRTTLESVFNVLVQPYFNYCSEVWGHCNKGLSNKLQKLQNRAARILTFSSYDTSADPLFVQLNWRRLDTQRQIQVATMVYKSIHGLAPDYLGSLFTKYDPPYNLRNSENKLAVPLPRTNFLKNSFSYNGAVIWNSLSPELRQAKSLQSFRNGCRNFFL; encoded by the coding sequence ATGAATCACGACCTATCCAATGTTAACACATGGCTCACTGCAAACAAATTGACTCtaaattcatctaaaactgaATTCATGTTAATTGGATCGCGGCAAAGGATAGGTACCTACGATACTTCCCCTAAACTAATCATAGGTGGTGACATAATTAAACAAGTTAGCTCAGTCAAATCTCTGGGTGTACATATTGACGAAAACCTTTCATGGAATATGCACATTGAAAAAATAGCCAAGAAAATCGCATCGGGCATTGGAGCAATTAAACGTTGTAGGCCTTTTGTTAATCGAACCACGCTTGAGTCCGTTTTCAATGTCTTAGTTCAACCGTACTTTAATTACTGCAGCGAGGTCTGGGGGCATTGTAACAAGGGTCTTTCGAATAAGCtccaaaagttgcaaaaccGGGCTGCCCGTATTCTGACCTTCTCCAGTTATGACACAAGCGCTGATCCTCTTTTTGTGCAACTTAACTGGAGACGGTTAGATACTCAGCGACAAATACAAGTGGCCACCATGGTCTATAAATCTATACATGGTCTTGCGCCCGACTATCTTGGTTCTCTTTTCACTAAATATGATCCTCCATATAATCTAaggaactctgaaaacaaactagctgTTCCATTGCCTCGCACCAATTTCCTGAAAAATAGCTTTAGCTATAACGGTGCGGTTATATGGAATAGCTTGTCCCCTGAATTGCGGCAAGCAAAATCACTTCAATCCTTCCGAAATGGTTGTCgcaatttcttcctctga